In one window of Bizionia sp. M204 DNA:
- a CDS encoding FecR family protein gives MNREELIQKWLQDDLNPQELAAFKALDDYEPLMKLSENLMHFKAPKFDESLAFETISAEISKKQKSKTKWLKPILKIAALIAISFSVYYYTTTLDTHITTLTAEKTTFELPDYSEVTLNAQSQITYNKKSWKNQRELTLHGEAYFKVEKGSKFNVQTTSGTITVLGTQFLVENRNDIFEVVCYEGSVQVITDHKNMVLKPGDQFLILNGKFIAREKENILNPAWLYNHSQFKSMPYKFVLNELERQYGLKVDAQTINTSVLFTGKFVHTDLDLALKAITLPLNITYTKENGLIVLHEK, from the coding sequence ATGAATCGAGAAGAACTGATACAAAAATGGTTGCAAGACGACTTGAATCCGCAAGAACTAGCCGCATTTAAGGCACTTGATGATTATGAGCCGCTTATGAAATTATCAGAAAACTTGATGCATTTTAAAGCTCCCAAGTTTGATGAGTCGCTTGCTTTTGAAACCATTTCGGCAGAAATTTCCAAAAAGCAGAAATCGAAAACAAAATGGTTAAAACCTATTTTAAAAATTGCAGCATTAATTGCCATTTCCTTTAGTGTGTATTATTACACAACGACTTTAGATACCCATATTACCACATTAACCGCTGAAAAAACAACATTTGAATTACCAGATTATTCAGAGGTAACTTTAAATGCACAATCCCAAATAACCTACAATAAAAAAAGCTGGAAAAACCAACGTGAATTGACCTTACATGGCGAAGCTTATTTTAAAGTTGAAAAAGGTTCCAAATTTAATGTCCAAACAACTTCTGGAACTATTACTGTTTTAGGAACCCAATTTTTAGTAGAAAACAGAAATGATATTTTTGAAGTGGTTTGTTATGAAGGTTCTGTACAGGTTATAACTGACCATAAAAATATGGTTTTAAAACCAGGCGATCAATTTTTAATACTAAATGGGAAATTTATTGCACGAGAAAAAGAAAACATTCTAAATCCAGCTTGGTTATACAACCATAGTCAGTTTAAGAGCATGCCGTATAAATTTGTTTTAAACGAATTGGAACGTCAGTATGGACTAAAAGTTGATGCACAAACGATAAACACATCCGTGCTGTTTACTGGGAAATTTGTTCATACGGATTTAGATTTAGCATTAAAAGCTATTACACTACCTTTAAATATTACCTATACAAAAGAAAATGGTTTGATTGTGTTGCATGAAAAATAA
- a CDS encoding RNA polymerase sigma factor — MSKDLNDHICNEQLFSKLFKTHAKNLHNFLYYKFGSHLNPQDQVQEAFIKLWKNCKDIKPSKAKSYLFTVANNLMLNVVAHQKVVLKFQEIKPKSSTNETPEFLLEEREYMEKLQKAISNLTEAQRVAFLLNRVEGKKHKEIADLLNISTKAVEKRIYGALKHLRKDIEGI, encoded by the coding sequence ATGTCTAAAGATTTAAATGATCATATTTGTAATGAACAGCTGTTTTCCAAGCTGTTTAAAACGCATGCCAAAAACTTGCACAACTTTTTATATTACAAATTTGGAAGCCATTTAAACCCACAAGATCAGGTTCAAGAGGCTTTTATAAAGTTATGGAAAAACTGTAAAGACATCAAACCATCTAAAGCAAAATCGTATTTATTTACGGTTGCCAATAATTTGATGTTAAATGTCGTGGCGCATCAAAAAGTGGTGTTAAAATTTCAAGAAATAAAACCCAAGTCATCCACAAACGAAACGCCAGAATTCCTTTTAGAAGAACGTGAATACATGGAAAAACTCCAAAAAGCGATTTCTAATTTAACCGAAGCACAGCGTGTGGCCTTTTTATTGAATCGGGTTGAAGGGAAAAAGCACAAAGAAATTGCCGACCTGCTAAACATTTCAACCAAAGCTGTAGAAAAACGTATTTATGGAGCTCTAAAACACTTACGAAAAGATATTGAAGGTATTTAA
- a CDS encoding LamG domain-containing protein translates to MKQPIKCIFLLVGILFFTVTACQDEVIEETPPNDQEIIQSDSNLANLMRNTSANNGSVDDILDGSDCFTVNLPVTIVANGITLTIETLTDLSLLEAIFDASNTDEDDLDFLFPITIILNDYTEVNIDSVDTLEAFIDSCIADEDLIECADFVYPISFSIYNTSFQIIDTVVIDNDYELYIFLEGLEDGNNGAVLTSLNFPVSIQYTNSTTIEVANNQALEEAINAANENCYYDCDLDEVIENLQECHWSMAAHSGNNDYVGFDFYFNDNNLLQIIYGTGSLTVSGNWNVSTIDEQVVLTISELTDFTPLEGDWLVETCNDDRLVFTQQINSETLEMVLEQDCFGSPFNCFEDVSITACDFDNDGIAVFELETQVLGNVICTVNFTPSFHVTLADAENNVNAIAQPNSYSNTTNPQTIYLRIEALNGEFQVYEIELVPENCSANCLESDIDNYLQSCVWNVVSYNGDDHLIMYEFDFVSNSEVIVTGNGMTISAFWSTEQSGTSVALLLSGVNGPDIQAVNEYWLIVACDEGRLEMVTANNTNMVMERDCPTCNNPGTLTNDLIIYMPFGNEVRDLIGGTVINDFSLTEDRAGNATCAALFEGNANFSIPVTAQNQLVQGDNFSVSVWFKMQNTTAGNFETIFQKGSVNSEGFQLAVYDLNTPLVSDTTNGYGLWDNDWNGEVDVQWENTDWHHLVVTRDSNNTIRLYRDGQLRNIDENSTFNIDTDPLNDYFIGQFFTGHLDDLRVYKRTLSPNDVGDLYNLEADCFQCL, encoded by the coding sequence ATGAAACAACCAATCAAATGTATCTTCTTACTTGTCGGGATTCTGTTTTTTACAGTTACCGCATGTCAAGATGAGGTTATTGAAGAAACACCTCCAAACGACCAAGAAATTATTCAATCAGATTCCAATCTAGCTAACTTAATGCGAAACACGTCTGCCAACAATGGTAGTGTGGATGATATTCTAGATGGATCGGATTGCTTTACAGTTAATTTGCCGGTAACCATTGTCGCAAATGGTATTACCTTAACCATTGAAACGCTAACTGATTTAAGTCTGTTGGAAGCTATTTTTGATGCCAGCAATACCGATGAGGATGATTTAGATTTCCTATTCCCAATAACTATAATTTTAAACGATTATACCGAAGTTAATATCGATTCCGTGGACACGTTAGAAGCGTTTATTGACTCCTGTATAGCAGATGAAGACCTTATAGAATGTGCAGATTTTGTGTACCCAATTTCCTTTTCAATTTATAACACCAGTTTTCAAATTATTGATACCGTTGTTATAGATAATGATTACGAATTATATATCTTTTTAGAAGGTCTGGAAGACGGTAATAATGGTGCTGTTTTAACAAGTTTAAATTTTCCGGTGTCCATTCAATATACAAATAGTACAACGATTGAAGTTGCTAATAATCAAGCTTTAGAGGAAGCTATCAATGCGGCTAATGAAAACTGTTATTATGATTGTGATCTTGATGAGGTTATTGAAAATTTACAAGAATGTCATTGGTCAATGGCAGCTCACAGCGGTAACAATGATTATGTAGGTTTTGACTTTTATTTTAATGATAATAATTTATTACAGATTATTTATGGAACAGGCTCTTTAACTGTTAGTGGAAACTGGAATGTTTCAACTATTGATGAGCAAGTGGTATTAACCATATCGGAACTGACAGATTTTACGCCACTAGAAGGCGATTGGTTGGTGGAAACGTGTAACGATGATCGATTAGTATTCACCCAACAAATAAATTCTGAAACACTAGAAATGGTATTAGAACAAGACTGTTTTGGCAGTCCATTTAACTGCTTTGAAGATGTATCTATTACAGCTTGTGATTTTGATAACGACGGAATTGCAGTTTTTGAACTGGAGACTCAAGTGTTAGGGAATGTTATTTGTACTGTAAATTTCACACCGTCATTTCATGTCACATTAGCAGATGCTGAAAATAATGTGAATGCCATAGCCCAACCCAATTCGTATTCAAATACCACAAACCCACAAACTATTTATTTAAGAATAGAAGCTTTAAATGGTGAATTTCAAGTGTATGAAATTGAATTAGTGCCAGAAAACTGCAGCGCCAATTGTTTAGAATCAGATATTGATAACTATTTACAATCCTGTGTTTGGAATGTGGTTAGTTATAATGGCGACGACCATTTAATTATGTATGAATTTGATTTTGTTTCAAATTCCGAAGTTATTGTTACAGGTAATGGAATGACTATTTCTGCCTTCTGGTCAACGGAACAATCAGGAACCTCTGTAGCACTTTTATTAAGTGGTGTAAATGGGCCAGATATTCAAGCTGTTAATGAGTATTGGTTGATTGTAGCTTGTGATGAAGGTCGATTGGAAATGGTTACTGCCAATAATACAAACATGGTTATGGAGCGTGATTGTCCAACCTGTAATAATCCGGGTACTTTAACTAACGATTTAATTATCTATATGCCTTTTGGGAATGAGGTTCGAGATTTAATTGGAGGAACTGTTATTAACGATTTTAGTTTAACCGAAGATCGAGCAGGTAATGCAACATGTGCCGCTTTATTTGAAGGAAATGCTAATTTTTCCATACCAGTTACAGCTCAAAACCAATTGGTTCAAGGCGATAATTTTTCAGTAAGTGTTTGGTTTAAAATGCAAAATACCACGGCAGGAAATTTTGAAACCATTTTCCAAAAAGGAAGCGTTAACTCCGAAGGGTTTCAATTGGCTGTTTACGATTTAAATACGCCTCTAGTTAGTGATACGACTAACGGTTACGGACTATGGGATAATGATTGGAATGGTGAAGTGGATGTGCAATGGGAAAATACAGATTGGCATCATTTGGTTGTTACGAGAGATTCAAATAATACCATACGATTATATAGAGATGGACAATTGCGAAACATTGATGAAAACTCCACATTCAATATTGATACAGATCCGCTGAATGATTATTTTATTGGTCAGTTTTTTACAGGACATTTAGATGATTTACGCGTGTACAAACGAACCTTAAGTCCTAATGATGTAGGTGATTTGTATAATCTTGAAGCAGATTGTTTTCAATGTCTATAA